The following proteins are encoded in a genomic region of Candidatus Zixiibacteriota bacterium:
- a CDS encoding VWA domain-containing protein, whose protein sequence is MRTLAIRPTIVSCALVGLLTLMRADLAAQTPPITTQTGADIIFVIDQSGSMSGCTVHPKSNDPHGLRVDAFNELLGRLHGGAYRSLITGNPESFRVSVIEFGDSARIGLDWFLIEADSLMSEADHSDDLEKRIKGILSSETNLGNTHHIDALETCRSQFDKILWGRDGTQNRTLALLFLTDGQSYSSLPQYFTNGTFSTARYLRDLRSELSDITDTLTAGRSIPLDFVVVGLADSAQGSNKWEQSADTWRRYSDEVHTVFDPSEFPATLDSLAARLISSPASNVRDSMEVPCYTAKVRLRVRYSTTMPQFVLKDPDGNRVSLDAIRVEESSHREVFDIVRPMAGVWKLEGNKNSYQVLSELYYQKVTPLVPSLQNPEVPNRPVTFRWQVRSLDDSLFQPHPGCNIHAFTQVEDTAGNVDKVDMRYVAADPGVFEGVADWQPPGSGEYQVQLFGLTPMSTGPDTVIFKSAVVPMIISDKQPLAGEVVSPSNVKRSMGRAKAPLTIRLKSLDSGRPAPPLDSVTTDADNLIFYEVLSSDGLTRQPRTALRGVSASQPGEFTGDIDFDYEETPSDWFGITMLERDSVIVRFDVDRGRLNPQFGIYGFGDDPFDGYEHSVVCRRSLLSGGTIALVLLYLLANVMMLVFDFAWWGLMLAWDFVCGLKRLRLYYQKDYTDSKLFRTIGGMHRYNFGEVRWSVVDKVFALRSLILRFIIRTKNLPFPQLQATTTGPELEGLTLWRRPFSQTANVRLFPKPAVIAPADETRSADTVKREKKRASEKEKRSRANVYQLDDQRATKLPGDLGRLGLDKR, encoded by the coding sequence ATGCGAACCCTTGCCATCCGACCCACAATAGTCTCCTGCGCCCTTGTCGGTCTGCTGACGTTGATGCGCGCGGACCTGGCCGCCCAGACGCCGCCAATCACGACCCAGACGGGGGCTGACATTATTTTTGTCATCGACCAATCCGGCAGTATGAGTGGCTGCACGGTACATCCGAAGTCCAACGACCCGCATGGACTTCGTGTCGATGCGTTCAATGAGCTACTGGGGCGGCTTCACGGTGGCGCCTACCGGAGCCTTATCACGGGAAATCCGGAATCGTTTCGCGTGTCGGTGATCGAATTCGGAGACTCGGCTCGCATAGGCCTCGACTGGTTCTTGATAGAAGCGGACTCTCTTATGTCGGAAGCCGACCACTCGGATGATCTGGAGAAAAGGATTAAAGGCATCCTTTCGAGCGAAACAAACCTGGGCAACACTCATCACATCGATGCTCTTGAGACTTGCAGAAGTCAGTTTGACAAAATACTATGGGGACGTGACGGGACGCAAAACCGAACGCTGGCCCTGTTGTTCCTGACTGATGGTCAGTCCTACTCTTCCTTGCCGCAGTACTTCACCAACGGCACCTTCAGTACCGCCCGCTACCTGCGCGATCTTCGTTCCGAACTGTCGGACATAACGGATACGCTCACGGCCGGACGCAGCATCCCTCTTGATTTCGTGGTGGTGGGCTTGGCCGACTCAGCACAGGGCAGCAACAAGTGGGAACAGAGCGCCGATACCTGGCGCCGGTACTCCGACGAGGTCCACACTGTATTCGATCCCAGTGAGTTTCCGGCGACATTGGATAGCCTGGCCGCCCGACTGATTTCATCACCCGCGAGTAACGTCAGGGATAGCATGGAGGTCCCTTGCTATACAGCCAAGGTCCGTCTCAGAGTTCGTTATAGCACTACCATGCCACAGTTTGTGTTGAAGGACCCTGACGGCAACCGCGTGTCACTGGATGCAATCCGTGTGGAAGAGAGTTCGCACCGAGAAGTATTCGATATTGTCAGACCGATGGCCGGTGTCTGGAAACTGGAAGGCAACAAGAACTCCTACCAGGTCTTGTCGGAACTCTACTATCAAAAGGTCACGCCGTTGGTGCCGTCGCTACAAAACCCCGAGGTGCCGAACCGACCGGTAACTTTCCGCTGGCAGGTGCGATCACTTGATGATTCACTCTTCCAGCCGCATCCCGGATGCAATATACACGCTTTCACACAAGTCGAAGACACCGCCGGTAATGTGGATAAGGTCGACATGAGGTACGTAGCGGCCGATCCGGGCGTCTTCGAAGGTGTGGCCGACTGGCAGCCACCGGGTTCCGGTGAATACCAGGTTCAACTGTTCGGACTTACGCCCATGAGTACCGGGCCTGACACCGTGATTTTCAAGTCAGCGGTGGTACCCATGATTATCTCCGACAAACAGCCGCTGGCCGGCGAAGTGGTATCTCCCTCCAACGTCAAGCGGTCGATGGGTCGAGCCAAGGCTCCACTCACGATCAGGCTGAAGTCACTTGACTCCGGGCGACCGGCTCCTCCTCTGGACTCGGTTACCACCGACGCCGATAATCTGATATTCTACGAAGTCCTTTCCTCCGACGGACTTACTCGTCAGCCGCGAACCGCCCTGAGAGGCGTGAGTGCCTCCCAACCGGGAGAGTTCACCGGTGATATCGATTTCGATTATGAAGAAACACCCAGTGATTGGTTCGGCATCACGATGCTTGAGCGCGACAGCGTGATCGTTCGCTTTGACGTCGACCGTGGCCGCTTGAATCCTCAGTTCGGCATTTACGGTTTCGGTGACGATCCGTTTGACGGCTACGAACATTCGGTAGTCTGCCGGCGGAGTTTACTTAGCGGCGGCACCATCGCCCTCGTTCTCTTGTACTTGCTGGCAAACGTAATGATGTTGGTGTTCGATTTCGCATGGTGGGGTCTGATGCTGGCCTGGGATTTCGTGTGCGGCCTCAAAAGACTCCGCCTCTACTACCAGAAAGACTACACCGACAGTAAGTTGTTTCGGACCATTGGTGGAATGCATCGGTATAACTTCGGAGAGGTCCGTTGGTCTGTCGTCGATAAAGTATTTGCCCTCCGGAGCCTCATTCTGCGATTCATAATACGCACCAAGAATCTCCCGTTCCCTCAACTCCAGGCCACGACCACAGGACCTGAGTTGGAGGGGCTGACTTTGTGGCGGAGGCCTTTCAGCCAGACGGCTAACGTGCGACTTTTCCCAAAACCGGCAGTAATAGCACCGGCCGACGAAACACGCAGCGCCGACACGGTCAAACGAGAGAAAAAACGAGCCTCCGAAAAGGAGAAGCGCAGCCGAGCCAATGTCTATCAACTCGATGATCAGCGAGCGACCAAACTGCCCGGAGACTTGGGCCGATTGGGCTTGGACAAGAGATAG
- a CDS encoding tubulin-like doman-containing protein — MQNLIVAIGGTGGTTIRSLKYRLGLFNTNEQVDEIYIDALQKKWIEAGKEGENDNQSENYRTLGNWDVFSYAEYQGGDLVDIGRLLETEAAGKKFTDREIYQRYAYRWFQSHYYTKVGGRAILESVTEGAGRWRQFGRMLVDRNHDVVAKMLQEKIRAMESTFKVFMVFSLAGGTGAGAAFDTAMMLRKIAQKENKHPVIYAFIVMGQAFRLEDPSPTYAALRELSRLSDVDANNHYATTYKASMENATVLTRPLFDSKFIIDFTQRFKGLTDDELRYLGLYPALADMIELLIQPEASNYLYQAAANWPKDVDTAKQVKDKDQFTGGAPAGIAYQMLKKKLHSAEDWFVTYKTQRIFFPKDIYLDISRDKLVIQFIDDLFPRGGGNVLQENYGYDGKEITDTELLKEATNQRCYSILEDWNPGFLASAVGAKSTTRKPFSEPKLNERFEGYPADELVRNLFVSGSSEAEDAITDIDRLSLTDRAGGSTVSKLDDLGTFTMSLEQTREEIHTEIDKKLALTDTYSKNLIRKVMADHALNLLNRPHKKGCLGFAREVFRHLADDYLQDIANRIEERETSIKKREGGLKAQCRELSTRMRTEFKKAKQKQLLVLEDEQLEELKRRKANEKLMESITFAIAEANYWKDLLASWGEELTVNSKGSMRVDASESIERSERVLKELAMSSGISLGLPKHEYDADSQGGSEGKSFDTVHTNMGGFQESVHELLEPQRLIDGWKLNINWHAEIPEKLPSEHVIGQIKPMLSLAAMEQQPDNISDVSGLKESLNEVISREAETKLKGVDLFTYLTEWVPKESGDTDMQVANLVGQFFHGCKHYLEFNENVGLWHSYLAYNQRGRDVGDFVAEMGTYSIGPDESRPTAIPNYGDGNSLVFVHFVIGLTIEDAPSLKVPRQKYLGRLNNAIGDSGREHHLVGGVLSNHIFPEEQAMLRFEIEAVGPQLGGRDFDTQDFIPLELSPLFGDLDRMDLFARLYAVGLIRTDEYRGEDYFYFRRGLEVDPQVSPNDVFILSQSASLVHAARSFVTNEPNIRTEAVFSRLPDMDEMTDCLYRCIDKDYLEKDENFREGIQKSNPEKAMWPEAALMNLLDWTIDDLEKLEGEKLKETFKVPYGVKRESSAKEQLRDVTVLFFKRAVRQAERRREKKRSTRASEGRTFR; from the coding sequence ATGCAAAACCTGATCGTGGCCATCGGAGGGACCGGCGGTACTACCATTCGCAGTCTTAAGTACCGGCTGGGACTATTCAACACCAATGAGCAGGTCGACGAGATATACATCGACGCCTTGCAGAAAAAGTGGATCGAGGCGGGCAAAGAGGGCGAAAACGACAACCAATCGGAGAACTATCGCACCCTGGGTAACTGGGATGTTTTTTCTTATGCCGAATACCAGGGCGGCGATCTCGTCGATATCGGAAGGCTGCTCGAAACCGAGGCGGCTGGGAAAAAGTTCACGGACCGCGAGATTTATCAACGTTACGCTTACCGCTGGTTCCAGTCACATTATTATACCAAGGTCGGTGGTAGAGCTATTCTCGAAAGCGTAACCGAAGGCGCTGGTCGCTGGCGTCAGTTCGGTCGCATGCTGGTAGATCGAAACCACGACGTCGTGGCCAAAATGCTCCAGGAGAAAATCCGCGCCATGGAATCTACTTTCAAGGTCTTCATGGTGTTTTCCCTGGCCGGTGGAACCGGAGCCGGAGCAGCCTTCGACACCGCCATGATGCTTAGAAAAATAGCCCAGAAGGAGAACAAACATCCCGTTATATATGCCTTCATAGTGATGGGACAGGCGTTCCGTTTGGAGGATCCATCGCCTACCTACGCCGCCCTTCGGGAACTCAGCAGGCTGAGCGATGTCGACGCCAATAACCATTATGCCACCACCTACAAGGCATCGATGGAGAATGCCACGGTGTTGACTCGACCCCTCTTCGATTCCAAGTTCATAATCGACTTCACCCAGCGCTTCAAAGGACTCACCGACGACGAACTTCGTTATCTGGGCCTCTACCCTGCGCTGGCCGATATGATCGAGTTGCTGATCCAACCGGAAGCCAGTAATTACCTGTATCAGGCGGCGGCCAACTGGCCCAAGGACGTCGACACCGCCAAGCAGGTGAAGGACAAGGACCAGTTTACGGGTGGCGCGCCCGCCGGTATTGCATACCAAATGCTGAAAAAGAAACTGCATTCGGCCGAGGACTGGTTCGTTACCTACAAAACACAGAGAATATTCTTCCCCAAAGACATATACCTGGATATCTCGCGGGACAAGTTGGTCATTCAATTCATCGATGATCTCTTCCCTCGCGGCGGGGGCAACGTGCTGCAGGAGAATTATGGCTATGACGGCAAAGAGATAACAGACACGGAACTACTCAAAGAGGCAACAAACCAACGTTGCTACTCGATTTTGGAGGACTGGAATCCGGGTTTCCTGGCCAGTGCGGTTGGGGCGAAATCCACCACCAGGAAACCGTTCTCTGAGCCCAAACTGAATGAGCGTTTTGAAGGCTACCCTGCCGACGAACTGGTACGCAATCTATTTGTCAGCGGCTCTTCGGAGGCCGAAGATGCCATTACGGATATCGACAGGCTAAGCCTTACCGACCGTGCCGGAGGCAGTACCGTTAGCAAGCTGGACGATCTCGGTACCTTTACCATGAGCCTGGAACAAACGCGGGAAGAGATTCATACCGAGATAGACAAGAAATTGGCGCTGACGGATACTTACAGCAAGAACCTGATTCGAAAGGTTATGGCCGATCATGCGCTGAACCTATTGAATCGCCCCCACAAGAAGGGTTGTCTTGGCTTTGCTCGCGAGGTATTTCGTCACCTCGCGGATGATTACTTGCAGGACATCGCCAACCGTATCGAGGAGCGCGAGACCTCAATTAAGAAACGCGAAGGTGGCTTAAAGGCTCAGTGCCGCGAACTCAGCACTCGCATGCGAACGGAATTCAAGAAGGCCAAACAAAAGCAACTGCTGGTTCTCGAAGACGAGCAACTCGAGGAACTCAAGCGCCGGAAAGCTAACGAGAAACTTATGGAGTCTATCACCTTCGCCATCGCCGAAGCGAATTACTGGAAGGACTTGCTGGCTTCGTGGGGAGAAGAGCTAACCGTAAACTCCAAAGGCTCCATGCGGGTCGATGCCTCAGAGTCTATCGAGCGTTCGGAAAGAGTGTTGAAGGAGTTGGCCATGTCATCGGGTATCAGTCTCGGACTACCCAAACATGAATACGACGCGGACAGTCAGGGTGGGTCCGAAGGCAAATCGTTCGATACCGTTCACACAAACATGGGCGGTTTCCAGGAATCTGTTCACGAACTCCTGGAGCCACAGCGGTTGATTGACGGATGGAAGCTCAACATTAACTGGCACGCCGAAATCCCTGAGAAGCTGCCCAGCGAACACGTCATTGGGCAGATCAAACCGATGCTCTCGCTGGCCGCAATGGAGCAGCAACCGGATAACATTAGCGATGTATCAGGACTGAAAGAGAGTCTCAACGAGGTGATCAGCAGGGAGGCGGAAACGAAGCTGAAGGGTGTCGACCTGTTCACTTATCTCACCGAGTGGGTGCCAAAAGAATCCGGCGACACGGACATGCAGGTGGCCAACCTGGTGGGTCAATTCTTCCATGGCTGCAAACACTATCTGGAGTTTAATGAGAACGTTGGGCTTTGGCATTCCTACCTGGCTTATAACCAACGCGGCCGCGACGTAGGTGATTTCGTTGCCGAGATGGGCACCTATTCGATTGGACCGGACGAATCCAGACCGACGGCTATTCCCAATTACGGCGACGGCAACAGTCTCGTTTTCGTGCACTTCGTAATCGGTCTCACTATTGAGGATGCCCCGTCACTCAAAGTGCCCCGCCAGAAGTACCTGGGCCGGCTGAACAATGCCATCGGCGATAGTGGGCGCGAGCACCACCTGGTCGGAGGCGTCCTTAGCAATCATATCTTCCCCGAGGAGCAGGCAATGCTAAGGTTTGAGATCGAAGCTGTCGGCCCCCAACTCGGCGGCCGCGATTTTGACACCCAGGACTTTATCCCGCTGGAGCTGTCGCCGCTCTTCGGTGACCTGGACCGCATGGATCTGTTCGCCAGACTCTACGCCGTCGGGCTCATCCGGACAGATGAATACCGAGGTGAGGACTATTTCTATTTCCGCCGAGGTCTTGAGGTCGATCCGCAGGTCTCGCCCAATGACGTGTTCATACTGTCGCAAAGCGCCAGTCTGGTCCACGCTGCTCGCTCGTTCGTGACCAATGAACCGAACATACGAACGGAAGCGGTCTTCTCGCGGCTACCCGACATGGACGAGATGACCGACTGTCTCTACCGATGCATCGACAAAGACTACCTTGAAAAAGATGAGAATTTCCGTGAGGGAATTCAGAAATCAAATCCAGAGAAAGCAATGTGGCCAGAAGCTGCACTTATGAACCTGCTGGACTGGACCATTGATGACCTGGAGAAACTCGAGGGCGAAAAGCTCAAGGAAACTTTCAAGGTACCATACGGTGTGAAACGGGAATCGTCCGCCAAAGAACAGCTTCGCGACGTCACGGTGCTCTTCTTTAAGCGTGCAGTACGCCAGGCTGAGCGCAGGCGGGAAAAGAAGCGCTCGACGCGCGCGTCTGAGGGACGGACGTTCCGGTAA
- a CDS encoding VWA domain-containing protein yields MPRKKSILSSNWFTLMVLLIAPAIILLAAWFYVGYLNQGKTGQLYRTLDAEVAWTGEHLQASLHFFGGETLDSVYHVKGRAADVLVCLDRSYSMGFPEGPASPLAKGISATVRLCGMLGGAGARVGLMTFDDVAEQVAPLTEEPEQIRDAAQDVKVRGGTDIAVALLAALDLFAADNTTTDRDKYLVVISDFCAPNPGAGQAAIRRLASASVQTIGIGVGSEICDEYLNEVFEVSIMAANVSDLDSIFNKVVMESQILPVYAERFDLQERIDVRDFEVWQPKEEIPYLMMDSDLPTGRLSFWIPALFEATNTFNYGVAPRTVGIQRLALEPAVGTMVGGTGTQIPVSSDLRPYLLVISWWLLFLMWLPALIYLAFMISHRENRLYDPTLRRGRQVYPDPQTYPRRQVPEMDPVPTLFVGVGGKGRETLVHVKHIVSEWFEESQKVPFEYVGLDTDRREEANPRFCDQALNEQETLIFPDDDNLNAFFDDVSDRPDDFNDITSWAGIAELRRKGGQATDIKAGTHGNRRIGRLAYLRAINQPDSTIDQLREKVTQWALSHRDTGEQPVVIVAGSGYGGTSSGIIADVAHQIRVGLAEAGCRDREEQDLVTTDSVPMYLYLTYQGWSPQQSQNAEAMLTELERYQVGGHRDLRSPLKIGAEETPEGIVHRPLFDRIHLMDPESSVAEMADSMFHYCERSLSSALINSIDDAHWRIHRASRQDGRMRINMPSTISLRFPRGRIIHNLAVQAIRELLETQLIGFLVQRSADGSLTAEFTDRFGDQHERTINEWMGISTTLDQSKEGPMGSLSGFYQVLTAVTSGRSPTAPMDSKSPDEEVIKTKLARDLTEWLRIDPSVKDPDLVIKSRCGKLGDLNGVLHAAATELKRILESPAQKDSEGAAFLKTVRRVVESASAGLDFWKKTLLHNSSFERGHVVRPGAGLALYLDERMVELKQQDTDLHKLTPRRVYLMGGDECPEDIRRDKLYERYLFKPLLSNAQLARLFRWHFDAGLRLALEFRSKPDRALTVKSESSSKAAAEKAGTLWEAIHEYILTHRECRRIREITLANACPDLAGSLKKALGNVEAQHLHVLYSYPRVTEWPEFEQLEGNLRKQLFGGVNYQSALTNNPLMISIHYVAPDRLWFTEISDRQGGANWLRHPDDQSMLNLPFVQPPEAYAANWNRLYARTEGSHQPYPAAPYRALAENYENLRRVVFMDAMGMIKLIEDDNLLRAWRLVTDDRTFNLNPPGYPDRRDALYQLVADRRDDDGSDLRPELEASERRWDTIPAERKLDMLDNYIKRLSQTFDDADTEKQVNMMLRLIASVQREIISQQVRT; encoded by the coding sequence ATGCCGAGGAAAAAGAGCATTCTAAGCAGCAACTGGTTCACCCTGATGGTGCTACTGATTGCCCCGGCCATAATTTTATTGGCCGCGTGGTTTTACGTGGGGTACCTCAATCAAGGTAAGACCGGCCAACTGTACCGCACCCTTGACGCCGAAGTAGCCTGGACGGGAGAACATTTGCAGGCTTCCCTTCACTTTTTCGGCGGTGAAACTCTCGACTCGGTTTATCACGTCAAGGGACGGGCAGCTGATGTCCTGGTCTGCCTGGATCGCTCTTACTCGATGGGTTTTCCCGAGGGTCCGGCGTCCCCGCTGGCCAAAGGAATTAGCGCCACGGTGCGGTTGTGCGGAATGTTAGGCGGTGCCGGCGCCAGAGTGGGTCTTATGACATTTGACGACGTTGCCGAGCAGGTAGCTCCTCTAACCGAAGAACCTGAGCAAATCCGTGATGCCGCGCAGGATGTCAAGGTCCGTGGCGGAACGGATATCGCTGTGGCTTTGTTGGCGGCTCTGGACTTGTTTGCCGCTGACAATACCACAACTGACCGAGACAAATACCTGGTCGTGATAAGCGACTTTTGTGCCCCGAACCCCGGCGCCGGCCAAGCTGCAATACGTAGATTGGCTTCGGCTTCCGTGCAAACGATTGGCATAGGTGTTGGTTCGGAAATCTGTGATGAGTACCTTAACGAGGTATTCGAAGTGTCTATCATGGCGGCCAATGTCTCCGATCTGGACAGCATTTTCAACAAGGTGGTGATGGAGTCCCAGATTCTGCCGGTGTATGCCGAACGATTCGACCTTCAGGAGCGGATTGATGTCCGAGATTTCGAAGTTTGGCAGCCGAAAGAAGAGATTCCGTACTTGATGATGGATTCAGATTTGCCAACCGGCCGGCTGAGCTTTTGGATACCCGCACTCTTTGAGGCAACCAATACTTTCAATTACGGCGTGGCTCCAAGGACGGTGGGCATTCAGCGACTGGCCCTGGAACCCGCCGTGGGGACAATGGTCGGCGGAACCGGGACACAGATACCCGTGTCCAGCGATCTGCGACCTTATCTGCTCGTGATTTCCTGGTGGCTTCTGTTTCTGATGTGGCTACCGGCCCTGATCTATCTGGCCTTTATGATATCTCATCGGGAGAACCGGTTATACGATCCAACACTCAGGCGTGGAAGGCAGGTGTACCCCGATCCTCAAACATATCCCCGGCGTCAAGTGCCGGAGATGGACCCGGTGCCGACACTGTTCGTTGGAGTCGGCGGCAAGGGCCGGGAGACCTTGGTCCATGTAAAGCATATCGTGTCTGAGTGGTTTGAAGAATCTCAGAAAGTTCCATTCGAGTACGTCGGCCTGGACACCGATCGCCGAGAGGAGGCAAACCCGAGATTCTGTGACCAAGCATTGAACGAGCAGGAGACTCTCATCTTCCCCGACGATGACAATCTTAACGCCTTTTTCGATGATGTGTCGGACAGACCCGACGATTTCAACGATATCACATCATGGGCCGGAATAGCCGAACTGCGCAGGAAAGGTGGGCAGGCCACCGACATCAAAGCAGGAACGCACGGCAACCGACGAATAGGCCGGTTGGCTTACCTTAGGGCGATCAATCAGCCCGATTCTACCATCGACCAGCTTCGCGAGAAAGTAACTCAATGGGCTCTCAGCCACCGGGACACCGGCGAACAGCCGGTGGTGATTGTGGCCGGTTCAGGCTACGGGGGTACTTCGTCGGGAATCATCGCAGATGTTGCTCATCAGATTCGTGTGGGACTGGCCGAGGCCGGATGCCGCGACCGGGAGGAACAAGACTTGGTTACGACTGACTCGGTGCCCATGTATTTATATTTGACCTATCAAGGCTGGTCTCCTCAGCAATCCCAGAACGCCGAAGCAATGCTAACTGAGCTTGAGCGCTACCAAGTCGGCGGCCACCGCGACCTGAGAAGCCCTCTTAAGATTGGCGCCGAGGAAACACCCGAGGGCATAGTACACCGACCGTTATTTGATCGAATTCATTTGATGGATCCTGAGAGCAGCGTAGCCGAGATGGCTGACTCCATGTTCCATTATTGTGAGCGCTCTCTGTCGAGTGCCTTGATAAACTCCATTGACGACGCCCATTGGCGGATTCATCGCGCCTCCCGTCAGGACGGACGCATGCGCATCAATATGCCCTCTACTATTTCACTGAGGTTTCCGCGCGGTCGCATCATACACAACCTGGCTGTCCAGGCCATTCGGGAACTACTGGAGACCCAGTTAATAGGCTTCCTGGTTCAGCGAAGCGCCGATGGTAGCCTGACAGCCGAGTTCACAGATCGGTTTGGTGATCAGCACGAACGTACCATTAACGAGTGGATGGGTATCAGCACCACCCTCGATCAGAGCAAAGAGGGTCCCATGGGGAGTCTCTCCGGGTTTTATCAAGTTCTTACCGCCGTTACCTCGGGACGATCACCCACAGCTCCGATGGACTCCAAGTCACCGGATGAGGAAGTGATCAAAACCAAGTTGGCCCGTGATCTGACCGAGTGGCTTCGGATAGATCCCTCGGTTAAGGACCCGGACCTGGTGATCAAGTCACGATGCGGCAAGCTGGGAGACCTGAATGGTGTGCTGCACGCGGCGGCCACGGAACTTAAGAGGATTCTTGAGAGCCCGGCCCAGAAGGATTCGGAAGGGGCGGCTTTTCTTAAGACCGTGCGACGGGTTGTAGAAAGCGCATCGGCAGGTCTTGATTTCTGGAAAAAGACGCTGTTGCACAATAGCTCCTTTGAGCGCGGTCATGTGGTTCGTCCGGGGGCGGGGTTGGCCTTGTATCTGGATGAGCGAATGGTCGAGTTGAAGCAGCAGGACACCGACCTGCACAAGCTCACCCCGCGACGTGTGTACCTAATGGGCGGTGATGAGTGTCCGGAAGACATCCGACGAGATAAGCTATACGAGCGCTATTTGTTCAAACCACTGCTATCAAACGCCCAACTGGCCCGATTGTTTCGGTGGCACTTTGACGCGGGGCTACGCTTGGCCCTGGAATTCAGATCGAAACCGGATCGTGCACTGACTGTCAAGTCTGAATCTTCGAGTAAAGCCGCGGCAGAAAAGGCCGGCACATTGTGGGAGGCGATACATGAATACATCCTCACACACCGCGAGTGCCGACGCATCAGAGAGATTACCCTGGCCAATGCCTGTCCGGACCTGGCCGGGAGCCTGAAAAAGGCCCTCGGCAATGTGGAAGCGCAGCATCTGCACGTTCTGTACTCATATCCCAGAGTCACCGAGTGGCCGGAGTTCGAACAGTTGGAAGGCAACCTGAGAAAGCAACTCTTCGGCGGTGTCAATTACCAGAGTGCTTTAACCAACAACCCTCTGATGATATCCATACACTACGTTGCACCCGACCGACTTTGGTTTACGGAAATATCGGATCGACAGGGCGGCGCCAACTGGCTAAGGCACCCTGATGATCAGTCAATGCTCAATTTGCCTTTTGTTCAGCCGCCGGAGGCTTATGCAGCCAACTGGAACCGACTTTATGCCCGCACCGAGGGTAGCCATCAGCCATACCCCGCGGCACCATACCGGGCTTTGGCCGAGAATTACGAGAATCTCCGACGGGTCGTTTTCATGGACGCCATGGGAATGATCAAACTGATTGAAGATGATAACCTACTGAGAGCGTGGCGCCTTGTAACCGATGATCGGACATTCAACTTGAATCCGCCCGGCTATCCCGACAGGAGAGACGCTCTGTATCAGCTTGTCGCCGACCGTCGCGATGACGATGGAAGCGATCTGCGACCTGAACTTGAGGCATCCGAACGCCGTTGGGACACGATCCCTGCGGAGCGGAAACTGGACATGCTGGATAACTACATCAAAAGGTTGAGTCAGACTTTCGATGACGCTGATACAGAAAAACAGGTGAATATGATGCTTCGCTTGATCGCCTCCGTTCAGCGTGAGATCATCAGCCAGCAGGTGAGGACTTAG